The sequence CCCGCATGCGCTACACCGAGCAGATCGTCTTCCTCGATGGAACGCCCTCGGACCAGGGCGTGCCCTCGCGCCAGGGCGGCACCGAGTCTCTGCTCGACCGCATGGCGCAGCTCTTCGCGCACGCCGAGGCGCAGGCGTGAGCACCGCCTTCAACAAGGAAGGCCTGGCGCGGATGCGCCGCACGCTCGCCGGACATGTGGAGGGCGGGAACGTCCCGGGCATGGTGTCGCTGGTGAGCCATCGCGGCGAAACGCATGTGGACGCGTTCGGCACGCTCGCTGCAGGCGGCGAAGCACCGATGCAGCGCGACACGATCTTCCGCATCGCCTCGCTCACCAAGCCGATCACCGCCGTAGCCGCGATGATCCTGATCGAGGAATGCCGCATGCGGCTGGACGACGCGATCGACCCCTGGCTGCCGGAGCTCGCGGGACGTCGCGTGCTCAAAGCCATCGATGCCGAACTGGACGACACAGTGCCGGCGCAGCGACCGATCACCGTGCGTGACGTGCTCACCTACCGCATGGGTTTCGGCAGCGTGATGGCGCCGCCCGACACTTACCCGATCCAGCGCGCGATCCGCGAACACCGCATCGGCGGCGACGGACCACCCAAGCCCAAGAGCGCCCATGCGCTGGATGAATGGCTGCGCCGCCTGGGCTCGCTACCGCTGATGGCACAACCGGGCGAACGCTGGCTGTACAACGCGAGCGGCGACGTGCTCGGCGCACTGGTGGCGCGCGTCTCCGGCCGCCCGCTCGGCGACTTCCTGCGCGAACGCCTGTTCGAGCCACTGCGAATGCGGGACACCGGCTTCCACGTACCGGCCGACAAACTACATCGGCTGCCGCTCTGCTACTTCCGCAAACCCGGAGAAGACGCGCTCACGGTTTTCGACGACGCACCCGACAGCGACTGGAACGCGCCCCCGCCCTTCGAGTCGGGCGCGGGCGGCCTCGTCTCCACTGTCGACGACTGCTTCGCCTTCCAGCAGATGATGCTCAGCGGCGGCCGGCTGGGCAGCGTACGCATCCTCTCGCCCGCCTCGGTCGCGCTGATGACGACCGACCAGCTCGATGCCGGAAACCGCGTCGGGGCCGACATCTTTCTTGGCGACTACGCGGGATGGGGCCTGGGCGTCGCCGTGGACATCCGCAGCCGCGAGATTTTCCAGACGCCAGGCCGCTTCGGCTGGACCGGCGGCCTCGGCACCACCGCCTACACCGACCCGGCCCGCCAGATGATCGGCATCCTGTTCACCCAGCGGATGATGGATTCACCCGAGCCGCCCCGGTTCTTCAGCGACTTCTGGACCCTGGCCTACGCGGCCATGGAGTGAAGCCGAGAGCACGCGCTCAAAGCCGCGCAACAAGCTCTTCCAGCTGGTCCGTGGCCTTGCCCCAGCCTTCATGGAAACCCATCGCCTCATGCGCCTTGCAGTCCTCCGCGTTCCAGTGGAGGACGCGCGCGGTGTAGCGCGTCTTGCTGCCGGGCTCCTCGTCGAAACTGATCACGCCGGTCATGAAGGGCTTGGCCGAGGGCAGCCAGGCTTCGGTATAGGCATCCGTGAATACGAGGCGGCGGTTCTTCTCCACCTCCAGATACACGCCGCGATTCGGAAACTCCTGCCCGTCCGGTCCGCGCATCACGATGAGGCTGGCACCCCCCACGCGCAGGTCGGTTTGGGCAACCGTCACCGTCCAGGGCTTGGGCGTGAACCACTGCTTGATCAGCTCAGGCTCGGTCCATGCGCGGAAGAGCTTGTCGGGCGTCGCGTCGATCACGCGGACCAGCGACAGTTCGTGGAGCTGGGTGGTGGTTTCCTGATTCATGACGACTCCTGCGGGAAGAGTGATTTGCATTGCGAATGATGCATCGGACCCCGACCTTTGGCGACGTGCGCCGCAGGTGCTACACGGCACGCGTCGTCTCACGTGATCCGGACTGCGTGCAGCCACCTTTGTCGCAAGCCACCTCACATGAGTTCGTGGTGACGCGCACCCGTCGCCGCAATCCGTGCGACGCCCGACGCTTCGTGCACACCTCAGGCAGCGCCCCCATCCGTCCAGCCGACGCTGACTCGCCACGCGGCCTCGGCGGCCTTGCGAGAGGCGTACTCCTGCTCAGAGGGTCGCGGCTCATGTGCCAGGGCGCGCAGGCGGTCGCTGACCGGTCCAAGGCCGATCTGTTTGCGTCGCTCGTCCAGGCTTTCGGGCGCTTCCGTCACGCAGAGGACAGCGCCTTGCGGGGTCAGTTCGAACTGCGTGCCAAAGCGCTGCGACTTGCCTTCGAATACCCGGATGCGGTCGTCGAGGTAGGCGTGCTGCCACTGCGGAATCCTGTCCGCAACGGCCTCCTGGGCCAGCAGATCCCGGCACCGCCGCATGAACGCCGGTTCGCCGATCGCGTGCTGTGCTACGAGCCATGCAGCTTCGGCGCCGTCCTTGCCAACCAAGCCCTCGTGCGGCCAACCGTAGAGCTCGATCAGGCGCCTCAAGGCCGTCGCGTTTTCACGATGAACCGCCTCCATGCGCGGGGCGTAGCCGCCAAAGAGCGTTCCATCGGCAGCGAGCTGCGCACTCACGGAGCGGTCGCGGTCCTGCATGGCCAGCAGCGCATCGCGAATCTCGCTAAGCATGAC is a genomic window of Niveibacterium sp. SC-1 containing:
- a CDS encoding serine hydrolase domain-containing protein, which produces MSTAFNKEGLARMRRTLAGHVEGGNVPGMVSLVSHRGETHVDAFGTLAAGGEAPMQRDTIFRIASLTKPITAVAAMILIEECRMRLDDAIDPWLPELAGRRVLKAIDAELDDTVPAQRPITVRDVLTYRMGFGSVMAPPDTYPIQRAIREHRIGGDGPPKPKSAHALDEWLRRLGSLPLMAQPGERWLYNASGDVLGALVARVSGRPLGDFLRERLFEPLRMRDTGFHVPADKLHRLPLCYFRKPGEDALTVFDDAPDSDWNAPPPFESGAGGLVSTVDDCFAFQQMMLSGGRLGSVRILSPASVALMTTDQLDAGNRVGADIFLGDYAGWGLGVAVDIRSREIFQTPGRFGWTGGLGTTAYTDPARQMIGILFTQRMMDSPEPPRFFSDFWTLAYAAME
- a CDS encoding DUF6624 domain-containing protein translates to MLSEIRDALLAMQDRDRSVSAQLAADGTLFGGYAPRMEAVHRENATALRRLIELYGWPHEGLVGKDGAEAAWLVAQHAIGEPAFMRRCRDLLAQEAVADRIPQWQHAYLDDRIRVFEGKSQRFGTQFELTPQGAVLCVTEAPESLDERRKQIGLGPVSDRLRALAHEPRPSEQEYASRKAAEAAWRVSVGWTDGGAA
- a CDS encoding SRPBCC family protein, whose product is MNQETTTQLHELSLVRVIDATPDKLFRAWTEPELIKQWFTPKPWTVTVAQTDLRVGGASLIVMRGPDGQEFPNRGVYLEVEKNRRLVFTDAYTEAWLPSAKPFMTGVISFDEEPGSKTRYTARVLHWNAEDCKAHEAMGFHEGWGKATDQLEELVARL